The genomic DNA CATATATCACCTGAGAttattttgattgattgattgcaaATCAACGTAAGAtacaaacaccaccaccagacAAATATTTAGTCccctgttgtgttttattgcttaataacaaaataattttggtataaatgtaattacagtgaaaccttgaatTGCGAGTGCTCAAGATGAGCGAAGATTTTTAATAGATTTCAACTAACGAActagtcttggtttacgagtaccgagtagcatgtatcacgcatgcgcttgttgttttgacgccgatcgtcacgtgatcacaactgagccaacgttttttttctcttgagctgcagaattgtgggtaatctcccctgctgggtcttagtgcgcgtctttcactggtataattaacatccgtgcacgcgtgtactgtttactataacactgtgaccacgtgtgtgcacataaaacatattttattttgtgtgtgtacagcacgcatgtaaagtaaaagcaagtctcattagagaggctaaagatccattttttctttctgtatcagcctgctccttgtgtctgtgtgcgcgcctGTCATTGAacaccatgccacacacacacaggcttctcctacttttgccttcacagacacacacacactctttctctctgctctacacagaaacactggtctgttgcgattctttttaaaggtaaagtgcagggtaatttaaatttttaccttacagcagtgattccgttagtatgtcACTCAACCAAGTGtcagagagatttcttgttcatttttccgataaaactgtgtttccattgtgtgtgcgcgtgtgtgtgaaaaaagtgaaggaaaggtaactgtgtaagacaataaggggggaggggaggggctccttactttagcttcacacacaaactgcGCCTGCCTGAACAAACAGAagcacttatctgttgggatttttttttttttttaaggtaaagtgaaggttcatttgttttatttttactttatattttttgttatttattttttgggggctcTTGAATCAATAATTTTAGTTTCCATTAtatcttatgggaaaattttatctggtttacgagtattttaaaatacgagcctgcttatggaacaaattatgctcgtaattcaaggttccactgtatataaccaTTAGTTCCAGCGAATAATCAGACTGGAAGAGTggcattccatgagtggtgataatagacagtaacattATTGGGACGTTTATATGTATCACTCCAGAGTATCTGCCTaccaaaatttacatttaaaaaccagTTCCAAAAACACTTTCAGCaataaaacacatctgataacattgtcatcttaaacaacactttttctTAATAGTTTATATCTTAATATCTAAATATTTAGGAAAGTAAAAGTGAGGTTTTGGTTTTCTTAGGAGAATATTTGTTTGCACAATTATTAGACCCATCTCACTTGTTTTTTATCTGTTAAGGTGAGAATAATAATGAAACCAATTcaaaatttacaaattttaatttctgacataaaaaaattgaCCAATATACAGTAGCCACCCTTCTTTCTCATAAGTTATAAGCCTGTCATGGAGTCTGTCAGTTTCTTGATCTGTTGAGCATCAAATGTTTGTTCAGCAGCAATCACAGCCTCCCAGACACAGTTTAGAGAGGTGTATTGTTTGCCTTCTTGATAAATCGCCTGTTTAAGAAGGGCCCGCAAGTTCTCAAAAGGGTTCACAGGTAAGGAAGGGAGACATGctattattctttctttttcaaggCCTTTACTAGCTAGCCATGCAGTAAAGTACTTCGATGCATGCGATAAAGCATTGCCTTGCATAAATATCATGGTCTTCTTGAAAAATGCTGCTTTTTTTCTGTACCACTGCTCGAAGAAAGTGTCTTCTAAAACTGGCAGTAGGTTTGGGAGTTGATTTTGAGTCCATCTTCAACCCGAAAAGGTCCAACTTCCTTATCTTTATTAATACCAGCCCATACCAGTACCCCAGCTCCACCTTGTTGGCGTCTGAGTCGAAGTGGAGCTCTGTGCTTTTTACTGATCCAGCTATGTGCCCATCCATCTGGTCTGTCAGGAGTCACTCTCATCTCATCAGTCCGTAGAACCTTTGAAAAATCTGTCTTCAGATATTTCTTGGCCCAATATTGACGTTTCAAGTTATGTTTCTTGTTCTGTGCTGGTCGGGTTTCAGCCTTCCATACCTTAGCCATGTCTCTGAGTACTGAACATCTTGTACTTCTGGGCACTCCAGTAAGTTGCAGTTCCGGAATATGACAGCACTGGAGAATAATGGGTTTCTGGTAGTTTCACATTTGATTCTCCTCAAATCTTTAGCAGTTAATTTGCGTCTTTTTTCTCAACACGTTTCTTGTGACCCTGTTGACTATTTGCCACAAGACATTTGATTGTACTGTGATCACGCACCAACATcttagcaatttaaaaaaaaaaaaaagagtgctgCATCTCTTTGAAAGACTTGTTACAGAGAAATTTCTTTTTTGGCCCATTTTGCCTGAGAAAATAAAGCTGCCCAGTAATTACATATAGCTTAATATAGGGTGCTGATCTCCTTAGGCCACACCCTCTCTCATTACACAAGTACACATCACTTGATATGCGTGAATCAAATAAGCATCCAAGTTTATACAGCTTGAAATTGAAAAATATGCATAGAAATGTTAATTTGCTCAAAATGCTTACTTGCCTAATAATTGTGCACACAGTGTAACTTTTCATTTAGTGATTATTTTGGATTCAACTCAGAACCCGTAACTTAACCGAGCTGATATTCTAACgtgaaataaatagaaatatgaagagaaacttatgagatttacAAAATTATCcaacacctccatggtttattttcTTCACCCTTTGGCTACATAATAccattaagaatttaaaactactttcacagTTGTTCGTTACACTAATTGTCGGTCGTGGGTGCGTCAGTTTCGCCAGTCTCAGAAAGATGTGTTGGTGGAGTCAAATAATTGgttaaatatacaaacaaatcaaaatctATTGATCTTTTGGTAGTAAATTGTTTTGTTGCCTTTTTTGCCATCCTGTcctgtgcattttatttttaatgttgatgttcttaaaaacattttttttcatctgcaGCCACTGCAAAAATTCTTATGGAGGAATTTAAATTTGTGCTTATTTTAACAAATCCATTAGTTTCCACCaattcttagtttttgttttacaagTTGTGTTGTGCATGGAGAGTGATATTCAAAACGTTAAACCTGTTCTCTTTAGAGAATGTCATTTCATCATCTTGTTTTAATAAGCTTacaaattttatgttttaatgtattGATTTTTGTAAATGTGGTGTTGATGCTAATGTTGTGAGTGAGTTCTGGACACTTCTTTACAGAGGGCCATGTGTTCAGTTATGCTTGGCCATGTCCTGAATATTAAGCAGGATTCCTGGCCCTGTTTTCTATTCCAGTAAAATGGCTTTATTTACTTACAGATCCATAGAGACGTTCAGATCCAGACAGtgttttacacatacacacatacagacatacatataccgtatactacagtatatgcaaacaCTTATGTAGGTGGTAGACAACATATGAGCTGAAGCAAAACTGCATTCAAAACTACACAACTTGTAGAGATACACAGAGGAACAGAGGCACATGACAGTTGCTTTCATCAAGAAGTTTTAATGCAAACAAGCCAAAAGCGTATGACACCCATATTGTCATTATATCAACTAGCCGAACATTGAAATCAGCCATTCATACAGTGTGTGAAAGTGTTATATTTATTGCCATTGTTTTAACTTAACACTGTGCGGTGTAAACTGCATATGAGCGCTGTAAATTAATaccacacatttatattttgccTGTGTGCAGCTGTGGACTTCTTTAACCAGATCAACATGCTTTATGGGACCATCACAGACTTTTGCTCGGAGGACAGCTGTCCAGTTATGTCCGCAGGACccaagtaagtgtgtgtggggggagagagaaaaagaaaaatagagagagTGAATAGGGCTACAGCCTCAGTCATTTTATTGACTAAGGCATTGCTTCAGCAATCTTGGGCAATATCACAACCTTTATTAACGTACAGagggtcacacacacaaacggatGACCAAATCCAATAGAGAAATGTCCTCACAATtctcattcacattttatatatgtagtttgaaaatgtaatgtcactgtattttaaaagaGGACAGACAATAGTACAGAAAGCCATTATACAGCGCTCCTGGAGCAGACagcgttaagggccttgctccaggtccccaacagtggcaacctgcaAGAGTCAGGCCTTAAATCGCAGACCGTCTGTTCAGTAATGAAgctttaacacactgagccaccagctcccctacagtatatactaggGACTATATACTGTCAGTATATTGTTCCAGTAGAGTTCAGACATGTCTATATGCATTTCTGATTCTTCATTAGCTGAGGTCTTTTGTGCGAGTTGTAAGAATGGAGATAATTGAAGGGCGGTTTATTAGGTATTGCTGCTTTCAGGTTGTCCCACAACTTATTTTTAGTGACTGCTAGTTTCACTTACCTTCATTATAATTAGTTTAAAGAGTgtgttgcaatattttaactTGCATATTATGTTATATGCAATGTGAGCACACAGCTCACTGCTAATTTGTGTGCCATTTATAGCCCTATGTTCttatcaatataaataaaataataataataaataattgtaaataatcTTGGAGGATTTTGCAATCTCTTGCCTGGACCCTCGTTATATTATACTGCTTAAATAATGGTGTACatgttttactgttgcacttctCTGGAGATGACATCACATGATATGACACCACACATGTGCTTTTTGTTTCCTTCACAGATATGAGTATCACTGGGCTGATGGCACCAACATCAAAAAGCCAATCAAATGCTCTGCTCCTAAATACATTGACTACCTGATGACCTGGGTGCAGGATCAGCTTGATGATGAAACTCTTTTCCCGTCCAAAATTGGTAATTTTGATCATAATTTAGCATAAAGTAACACCAAACATTACTCATTTATCAAACAGCACAGAATACAGTAGTGAAGTAGTaagttttaaatcatttaaataaatatagcatgtttaaagtgtttgttatAAAACTATGATAATAGTAATTTGGTTATTTAGTAATAATTTAAAGTCCTAATATATTTAAGCTTGGAGTATTTAAATTCAGTATTTAAAACTGAATGGTACATAATAAAACTAACGGTACTTGGTGTTTATACTAAATTGGAAGATTTTATCACACCTACTAATTAGACAATTTTATCAAAGTGGAGCAGCAATTATTTCTCCTGTAtttatcagtttttttcctcttttcttctttcttgcaTCCTTAAGGTGTCCCCTTTCCCAAGAACTTCATGTCTGTGGCAAAGACCATTTTGAAACGCCTCTTCCGTGTATATGCTCACATTTATCATCAGCACTTTGACTCAGTCATGCAGCTACAGGAGGAGGCCCACCTCAACACCTCCTTTAAACACTTCATCTTTTTTGTCCA from Clarias gariepinus isolate MV-2021 ecotype Netherlands chromosome 19, CGAR_prim_01v2, whole genome shotgun sequence includes the following:
- the mob1bb gene encoding MOB kinase activator 1Bb — encoded protein: MSFLFGNRSSKTFKPKKNIPEGSHQYELLKHAEATLGSGNLRMAVMLPDGEDLNEWVAVNTVDFFNQINMLYGTITDFCSEDSCPVMSAGPKYEYHWADGTNIKKPIKCSAPKYIDYLMTWVQDQLDDETLFPSKIGVPFPKNFMSVAKTILKRLFRVYAHIYHQHFDSVMQLQEEAHLNTSFKHFIFFVQEFNLIDRKELAPLQELIDKLTTKDR